A genomic region of Leptolyngbya sp. NIES-2104 contains the following coding sequences:
- a CDS encoding sucrose-phosphate phosphatase, translating into MTQILFVTDLDHTLVGDDFAHEELNEWLLKARETGSKIVYSTGRSLIRYRELAAEAPLFEPDLLIASVGTAIYSRLEGEPDAGWQEKLKTGWNRDRVMAVTAHFSDLVPQADSEQSAFKVSFFLTEEVAIWLLPQLETLLKQQGLDVQLLYSSGRDLDILPRHANKGSALTFVRQTLGFEPNQTIVCGDSGNDIALFAAGSELGIIVGNAQPELLSWHRDHPTPNHYLAKSHCAAGILEGLQYFGFR; encoded by the coding sequence GTGACGCAGATTCTTTTTGTCACAGACTTAGACCATACGCTGGTGGGCGATGACTTTGCACACGAGGAACTCAATGAATGGCTGTTAAAGGCAAGAGAAACGGGAAGCAAAATCGTTTATTCCACAGGTCGATCGCTGATTCGATATCGAGAACTCGCGGCTGAAGCTCCTTTATTTGAGCCGGATTTGCTGATTGCATCGGTCGGAACCGCGATTTATTCTCGGCTTGAGGGTGAACCGGATGCGGGATGGCAGGAGAAATTAAAGACGGGATGGAATCGCGATCGTGTCATGGCAGTGACCGCCCATTTCTCGGATCTCGTTCCTCAAGCGGATTCTGAACAAAGCGCTTTTAAAGTGAGTTTCTTTTTGACCGAAGAAGTGGCGATTTGGCTCCTTCCGCAGTTGGAGACTTTACTAAAGCAACAAGGTTTAGATGTGCAATTGCTCTACAGCAGTGGACGCGATTTAGACATTTTGCCGCGTCATGCCAATAAAGGATCGGCTTTAACCTTCGTGCGTCAAACGTTGGGATTTGAGCCAAATCAAACGATCGTCTGTGGCGATTCTGGAAACGATATTGCGCTGTTTGCGGCTGGCTCCGAACTTGGAATCATTGTCGGCAATGCTCAACCCGAATTATTGTCCTGGCATCGCGATCATCCGACTCCGAATCATTACTTGGCGAAATCTCATTGTGCGGCTGGCATTCTAGAGGGGCTACAATACTTCGGCTTTCGCTAA